The Paenibacillus sp. RUD330 genome has a segment encoding these proteins:
- a CDS encoding VOC family protein — MAVRGLAHAAIQAKDYRATLNFYQEALGFRVAHSWSLPAFSIREASLLVSPDKRTCIEVFGPEADIPAQGRPAAAGEEIVHGALLHLAFYVDDAEQSYRHAIACGAKPLIGPEVLALGNPVMTVRNALVHSPNGEVLEFMEEIDFDSLRPDSME; from the coding sequence ATGGCCGTCAGAGGTCTTGCGCATGCTGCGATCCAAGCCAAGGATTACCGGGCGACACTCAACTTTTATCAGGAGGCTCTCGGTTTCCGAGTCGCTCATTCCTGGAGCCTGCCTGCCTTCTCGATCCGCGAGGCGTCCCTGCTTGTATCGCCGGACAAGAGAACGTGCATCGAAGTATTCGGGCCGGAGGCCGATATTCCCGCCCAAGGCCGCCCAGCCGCTGCCGGGGAGGAAATCGTCCATGGAGCGCTGCTGCATCTGGCCTTCTACGTCGACGATGCGGAGCAGTCCTATCGTCATGCAATCGCCTGCGGGGCAAAGCCGCTCATCGGGCCTGAAGTGTTGGCTCTCGGAAACCCTGTGATGACCGTGCGCAATGCCCTCGTCCACAGTCCGAACGGTGAAGTGCTGGAGTTCATGGAAGAAATCGACTTCGATTCTCTCCGTCCCGACAGCATGGAGTAA
- a CDS encoding phosphotransferase, with product MLVTYIEGEDAAEALPRLPVGEQESIGIHDGRELRKIHRASVPDEAEPCHDRILARLRSYRQDYEACGVCLDRGRELLEFLQEHIGLTEGRRSVLQHHDYHAGNLIVYGGEPDGRFLTAVCALYRPGLPLIRSLERPGKTGRDGGHAEADRQSHR from the coding sequence ATGCTCGTCACCTATATCGAGGGGGAAGACGCAGCGGAGGCGCTGCCTCGTCTGCCGGTCGGGGAGCAGGAATCGATCGGAATTCATGATGGGCGGGAGCTGCGCAAGATTCACAGGGCAAGCGTCCCGGATGAGGCTGAGCCTTGTCACGATCGGATCTTGGCCCGGCTTCGCTCCTACAGGCAGGACTACGAGGCCTGCGGCGTCTGTCTGGACCGCGGCCGGGAACTGCTGGAATTTCTGCAGGAACATATCGGGCTGACGGAGGGCAGGCGAAGCGTGCTCCAGCATCATGACTATCATGCCGGGAACCTGATCGTCTATGGCGGGGAGCCGGACGGCCGGTTTCTGACAGCTGTATGCGCTCTATATCGGCCTGGTCTGCCTCTCATCCGTTCCCTGGAACGTCCGGGTAAGACCGGCAGAGACGGCGGACATGCTGAAGCGGATAGGCAAAGCCATCGATGA
- a CDS encoding PLD nuclease N-terminal domain-containing protein gives MSDMLKLILPLAVLQLILIVAALVDLSKVRRTNGPKWIWAIIILFSSLLGSVAYFLFGRRSD, from the coding sequence ATGTCGGATATGCTGAAGCTCATTTTGCCGCTCGCCGTCCTGCAGCTCATTCTCATCGTCGCCGCTCTTGTCGATCTGTCCAAGGTCCGGCGGACCAACGGTCCCAAGTGGATATGGGCGATCATCATCCTGTTCTCCAGCCTGCTCGGAAGCGTCGCTTATTTCCTCTTCGGAAGGAGGTCGGACTGA
- a CDS encoding ABC transporter ATP-binding protein yields MPFLEIARLSKSFGSKEAVGDLSFTVGEGRCAGLLGPNGAGKTTTLLMLAGLLPPSGGSISFDGKSGGDIRPNIGYLPQYPAYPNWMSGREFLAFTGRLARLGKKEAADRSSELLERVGLADAADRRIGGYSGGMKQRLGIAQAIIHRPKLLLLDEPVSALDPLGRREVLELLQELKQETTILFSTHVLHDAEAVCDDILIIRDGRIALGGELLQVMREHTEPVLTVRFAEPRAEWTKALAGLPCVRQADSLPAGVKLALAGNPEAAKTSVLQAILENGISISSLETGQSTLEDLFVKAVRP; encoded by the coding sequence ATGCCGTTTCTTGAAATCGCCCGGCTGTCCAAATCCTTCGGCAGCAAGGAAGCCGTCGGAGATCTGTCGTTCACCGTCGGGGAGGGCCGCTGCGCGGGGCTGCTCGGGCCCAACGGCGCCGGCAAGACGACGACCCTCCTCATGCTCGCCGGCCTGCTCCCCCCATCCGGGGGCAGCATCTCCTTCGACGGCAAGAGCGGAGGCGATATCCGGCCCAACATCGGTTATCTGCCCCAGTATCCGGCTTACCCGAACTGGATGAGCGGCCGGGAATTCCTGGCCTTCACAGGCCGCCTGGCCCGTCTGGGAAAAAAAGAAGCCGCGGACCGCAGCTCTGAACTGCTGGAGCGCGTCGGTCTGGCGGACGCCGCGGACCGCCGGATCGGAGGTTATTCCGGCGGCATGAAGCAGCGCCTGGGCATCGCCCAAGCGATCATTCACCGGCCGAAGCTGCTGCTGCTCGATGAACCGGTATCGGCGCTGGATCCACTCGGCCGCCGCGAGGTGCTGGAGCTGCTGCAGGAGCTGAAGCAGGAGACGACGATTCTGTTCTCCACCCATGTGCTTCACGATGCGGAGGCGGTCTGCGACGACATCCTCATCATCCGGGACGGGCGCATCGCGCTGGGAGGCGAGCTTCTCCAGGTGATGCGGGAGCATACGGAGCCTGTGCTGACGGTAAGGTTCGCCGAGCCCCGCGCGGAGTGGACCAAGGCTCTGGCGGGACTTCCATGCGTCCGGCAAGCGGACAGCCTGCCTGCCGGCGTCAAGCTGGCCTTGGCGGGAAATCCCGAAGCGGCGAAGACCTCTGTCCTGCAAGCCATTTTAGAGAACGGAATATCAATCTCCAGCTTGGAAACCGGCCAATCGACGCTGGAGGATCTATTTGTAAAGGCGGTGCGGCCATGA
- a CDS encoding ABC transporter permease subunit, whose translation MTQWMVLYRKEMLGMRRSYKWLWIPVVFILLGVMNPVTAAYMPQLLEANGIAKEVAAAMPVPTAADIMLKTLSQYNTLGLLILALSFMGIVSGERQSGAAVMIHVKPVSHLSLATAKWAGMAFLTLSAFGIGYLATWYYTDILIGSVPFPLIGQSLLLYALWLLFALSAVLLFSSAMDSQAGAAFLALLALAVLSLLPSLLGRFMKWSPGRLTGEAGTLLTTGSLASGAWLPVAAAALLTGAMVVGSSLFSKRKAGNTGAK comes from the coding sequence ATGACCCAGTGGATGGTTCTCTATCGGAAGGAAATGCTCGGCATGAGACGCAGCTACAAGTGGCTGTGGATACCGGTCGTCTTCATCCTGCTCGGCGTCATGAACCCGGTCACGGCCGCCTACATGCCGCAGCTGCTGGAGGCGAACGGCATCGCCAAGGAGGTCGCCGCCGCCATGCCCGTCCCTACCGCCGCCGACATCATGCTGAAGACGCTGTCCCAGTACAACACGCTCGGGCTGCTGATACTCGCCCTGTCGTTCATGGGCATCGTCTCCGGCGAGCGCCAGAGCGGCGCGGCGGTCATGATCCATGTGAAGCCCGTATCCCATCTGTCGCTGGCGACGGCCAAGTGGGCCGGCATGGCTTTCCTTACGCTCTCCGCCTTCGGGATCGGCTACCTCGCCACCTGGTACTATACCGATATCCTCATCGGCAGCGTTCCATTCCCGCTCATAGGGCAGAGCCTGCTCCTGTACGCCCTATGGCTGCTGTTCGCCTTGTCGGCCGTGCTCTTGTTCAGCAGCGCGATGGATTCGCAGGCCGGAGCCGCCTTCCTGGCGCTGCTTGCGTTGGCCGTGCTCTCGCTGCTGCCGAGCCTGCTTGGCCGCTTCATGAAATGGAGCCCCGGCAGGCTCACCGGAGAAGCAGGAACGCTGCTCACAACCGGGAGTCTGGCTTCAGGCGCTTGGCTGCCCGTTGCGGCGGCTGCGCTGCTGACCGGCGCCATGGTTGTCGGTTCCTCGCTATTCTCGAAGCGGAAGGCAGGGAACACGGGAGCAAAATAA
- a CDS encoding methylated-DNA--[protein]-cysteine S-methyltransferase: protein MSKQHRVGLDTPIGVLSIAGTDEGVQSILFSEEEQLPEPIRPDTPQALMECRLQLDQYFRGERRMFTFPCAAQGTEFQKRVWQALTDVPYAQTASYKDIAVAIGSERAIRAVGSANGRNKLSIVVPCHRIIGSSGALTGYAGGLWRKEWLLLHEKAVQSAEPGAAREKEPLP from the coding sequence GTGAGCAAGCAGCATCGAGTCGGCCTTGACACCCCCATCGGGGTGCTCAGCATTGCCGGTACGGACGAGGGCGTCCAATCCATCCTGTTCTCCGAGGAGGAGCAGCTGCCGGAGCCGATCCGGCCCGATACGCCTCAAGCTCTGATGGAATGCCGGCTGCAGCTGGACCAATACTTCCGCGGCGAGCGCCGGATGTTCACGTTCCCATGCGCCGCTCAGGGAACCGAATTTCAGAAGCGCGTATGGCAAGCCTTGACCGATGTGCCCTACGCGCAGACGGCATCCTACAAGGACATCGCCGTTGCGATCGGCAGCGAAAGGGCGATCCGGGCGGTCGGCAGCGCCAACGGGAGGAACAAGCTGAGCATCGTCGTCCCCTGCCACCGGATCATCGGCTCCAGCGGCGCCCTGACCGGCTATGCCGGCGGTCTTTGGAGGAAGGAGTGGCTGCTCCTCCACGAGAAGGCTGTCCAGTCCGCCGAGCCCGGAGCTGCGCGCGAAAAAGAACCCCTTCCGTGA
- a CDS encoding Ada metal-binding domain-containing protein encodes MGFEEMWEKIIACDKTYDGLFYTAVKTTKIYCRPSCRSRKPKKENVRFYGHREEAEAAGFRACKRCQPEAERTPHAALIRSVTAFLVREHRRALSLRDISAYAGVSPYHLERLFKQETSETPRTFLEKIRVDKAARLLRTTDRGSLDICYESGFRSPSHFYKAFRRLTACTPSQYRRRSAAGEASAFCDAHPAHQPKEVISSEQAASSRP; translated from the coding sequence ATGGGCTTCGAGGAAATGTGGGAAAAGATCATCGCCTGCGACAAAACGTATGACGGCTTGTTCTATACCGCCGTGAAAACGACGAAAATCTACTGCCGTCCGTCCTGCCGCTCCAGAAAGCCGAAGAAGGAAAATGTCCGCTTTTACGGACATAGGGAGGAAGCCGAAGCGGCCGGATTCCGTGCCTGCAAGCGATGCCAGCCCGAAGCGGAGCGGACTCCCCATGCCGCCCTGATCCGGAGCGTAACGGCCTTCCTGGTCCGGGAGCACCGGCGGGCTCTGTCGCTGCGGGACATCTCCGCATATGCCGGCGTAAGCCCGTACCATCTGGAGAGGCTGTTCAAGCAGGAGACGTCGGAGACGCCGCGGACATTTCTGGAGAAAATACGGGTGGACAAAGCGGCCCGCCTCCTGCGCACGACAGACCGGGGCAGCCTGGACATCTGCTACGAGTCCGGATTCCGCAGCCCGTCTCATTTCTACAAGGCGTTCCGTCGCCTGACGGCTTGCACGCCAAGCCAATACCGCCGCCGCTCGGCCGCAGGAGAGGCTTCAGCGTTCTGCGACGCGCATCCGGCTCATCAACCCAAGGAGGTCATTTCCAGTGAGCAAGCAGCATCGAGTCGGCCTTGA
- a CDS encoding sensor histidine kinase, with protein sequence MIHLLPLMLERVGILLIVVFLLSRMKSFRQIIHHEHRLKEKLLLIAIFGAFGIISNYTGIKISHGAIASQAWQANVDYESALANTRVLGVVLGGLLGGPLVGFGAGLIAGVHRITLGGFTAAACGVSTIMAGLITGLIGARMRRKGKSMTWRAVVIGIVMECAQMGIILLAARPFEPALELVRVIGIPMIVINGFGTLLFMLFVQSIVQEEERTRALQTHKALHIADQTLPFFRQGLSEYSCREVAEIMLRTTHADAISITNRQQVLAHVGTGSDHHIPMQSISTQLTRNVLEHGRLLKAKTREAIQCNHEGCPLQAAIVLPLQVHQHTVGTLKLYFTNPLQMDRVEQELAEGLGKLFSTQLELAEAEQQSRLLKDAEIKALQAQVHPHFLFNAINTISALCRTDPETARKLLLQLGVFFRSNLQGARQMLIPLRKELEHVEAYLMLEKARFPGKYKVELDIDPALEEVLIPPFTLQPLVENAVRHAFGPLKGKRVGHVTITAFREDDRMVLVAEDDGIGFAKELLGTVGRQKVKSASGTGTALHNIRKRIEEIYQGAASFEIASGSGGARIRIAVPLSHHYGGEQDAESIYRG encoded by the coding sequence GTGATCCATTTGCTGCCGCTCATGCTCGAGAGGGTCGGCATTCTGCTCATCGTCGTCTTTCTGCTCTCCCGGATGAAGTCGTTCCGCCAAATCATCCACCATGAGCATCGGCTCAAGGAGAAGCTGCTGCTGATCGCCATCTTCGGCGCATTCGGCATCATCAGCAACTATACGGGAATCAAAATCAGCCACGGCGCCATCGCCTCGCAGGCTTGGCAGGCCAATGTCGATTATGAAAGCGCCCTCGCCAATACGCGCGTGCTCGGCGTCGTGCTCGGCGGCCTGCTCGGAGGCCCGCTCGTCGGCTTCGGGGCGGGCCTGATCGCCGGCGTGCACCGCATTACGCTCGGCGGCTTCACGGCGGCCGCCTGCGGCGTCTCGACGATCATGGCCGGCCTGATCACCGGCCTGATCGGAGCCCGGATGCGCCGCAAGGGCAAGAGCATGACCTGGCGCGCCGTCGTCATCGGCATCGTCATGGAATGCGCGCAGATGGGCATCATCCTGCTCGCAGCCCGCCCGTTCGAGCCCGCTCTGGAGCTCGTGCGGGTCATCGGCATTCCGATGATCGTCATCAACGGCTTCGGCACGCTGCTGTTCATGCTGTTCGTGCAATCGATCGTGCAGGAGGAGGAGCGCACCCGCGCCCTCCAGACGCACAAGGCGCTGCATATCGCCGACCAGACGCTGCCGTTCTTCCGGCAAGGACTGAGCGAATACTCCTGCCGCGAGGTGGCGGAGATCATGCTGAGGACGACCCATGCCGATGCGATCTCGATCACCAACCGGCAGCAGGTGCTGGCCCATGTCGGAACCGGCTCGGACCATCATATCCCGATGCAGAGCATCTCCACCCAGCTCACCCGCAACGTGCTGGAGCATGGCCGGCTGCTGAAGGCCAAGACGCGGGAGGCGATCCAATGCAACCATGAGGGCTGTCCGCTGCAGGCGGCTATCGTCTTGCCGCTCCAGGTGCATCAGCATACGGTCGGCACGCTCAAGCTCTATTTCACGAACCCCCTTCAGATGGACCGGGTGGAGCAGGAGCTGGCCGAAGGCCTCGGCAAGCTGTTCTCCACGCAGCTGGAGCTGGCGGAGGCCGAGCAGCAGAGCCGTCTGCTGAAGGACGCGGAGATCAAGGCGCTGCAGGCGCAGGTGCATCCGCATTTCCTGTTCAATGCGATCAACACGATCTCCGCCCTGTGCCGCACCGATCCGGAGACCGCGCGCAAGCTGCTGCTGCAGCTCGGCGTCTTTTTCCGCAGCAATCTTCAGGGCGCGCGGCAGATGCTCATCCCGCTGCGCAAGGAGCTGGAGCATGTCGAAGCCTACCTGATGCTGGAGAAGGCCCGTTTTCCAGGCAAATACAAGGTCGAGCTGGACATCGATCCTGCGCTCGAAGAGGTGCTCATTCCGCCGTTCACCCTGCAGCCTCTCGTGGAGAACGCCGTGCGCCATGCTTTCGGACCGCTGAAGGGAAAACGGGTGGGACATGTGACGATCACCGCGTTCCGGGAGGACGACCGGATGGTGCTCGTCGCAGAGGATGACGGCATCGGCTTCGCCAAGGAGCTTCTCGGGACGGTCGGCAGGCAGAAGGTCAAGTCCGCCTCCGGCACCGGGACAGCGCTGCACAATATCAGGAAACGCATCGAAGAGATCTATCAGGGAGCCGCAAGCTTCGAGATCGCAAGCGGCAGCGGCGGCGCCAGGATCCGAATTGCCGTGCCGCTCAGCCATCATTATGGGGGGGAACAGGATGCTGAAAGCATTTATCGTGGATGA
- a CDS encoding LytTR family transcriptional regulator DNA-binding domain-containing protein: protein MLKAFIVDDEPLARDELAYILHRTKRVEVIGEAESLEEAIQGIRKAAPDAVFLDIQLAEESGLEIAQQLQNLDPRPEIVFATAYDEYALRAFELNAADYILKPYDEERIRRAVEKIAALREGRPSRQAPAPLRPASAPERTGKLAITVDERILLVNIGKILYITAEEGKTLVVTAEQTYKVGEPLVTFEQKLQGTPIMRVHRAYLANVDEIEEIQPWFHSTCTLIMRNGAKVPVSRTYLKELKQLIGL from the coding sequence ATGCTGAAAGCATTTATCGTGGATGACGAGCCGCTCGCCCGCGACGAGCTGGCCTATATCTTGCACCGCACCAAGCGCGTGGAGGTGATCGGAGAAGCGGAATCGCTGGAGGAGGCGATCCAGGGCATACGGAAGGCGGCGCCCGATGCCGTCTTTCTCGATATCCAGCTCGCCGAAGAGAGCGGGCTTGAAATCGCGCAGCAGCTCCAGAATCTGGACCCCCGTCCGGAAATCGTGTTCGCCACGGCCTACGACGAATATGCGCTCCGCGCGTTCGAGCTCAACGCCGCCGACTACATCCTGAAGCCGTACGATGAAGAACGGATCCGCCGGGCGGTGGAGAAGATCGCCGCGCTGCGTGAAGGCCGCCCCAGCCGCCAGGCTCCTGCGCCGCTCCGGCCTGCTTCCGCGCCGGAGCGGACCGGCAAGCTGGCGATCACGGTCGACGAGCGCATCCTTCTGGTGAACATCGGCAAAATCCTGTATATCACGGCGGAAGAAGGAAAAACGCTGGTGGTGACCGCAGAGCAGACGTACAAGGTCGGCGAGCCGCTCGTCACCTTCGAGCAGAAGCTGCAGGGAACGCCGATCATGCGCGTCCACCGCGCCTATCTCGCCAATGTGGACGAGATCGAGGAAATCCAGCCCTGGTTCCACTCGACCTGCACGCTGATCATGAGGAACGGAGCCAAGGTGCCCGTCAGCCGCACGTATCTGAAGGAGCTGAAGCAGCTGATCGGGCTTTGA
- the cstA gene encoding carbon starvation protein CstA has translation MNAISIVIGSICILMIAYRLYGTFFTRKVLKLSDDTPTPAHTLKDGKDYVPTNKWVAFGHHFAAIAAAGPLVGPILAAQFGYLPGLLWLLIGAVVGGAVHDAVVLFASMRRNGQSLSEVAKQELGPVAGFCTGLAMLFIITITMAGLSMVVLHALENNPWGTFAVAITIPIAMGVGLFYKKTGNLKLASTIGFILLLIGVFAGPSIQDTVVGDWLTFDTSTLSVILPIYAFFAAALPVWLLLAPRDYLSSFMKIGVFIALIVGVFIINPAIEFPAVTEFIGGGGPILAGPVWPFISITIACGAISGFHAFIGSGTTPKMINRWSDIKPVAFGAMLVECLVAIMALIAATALQPGDYFAINSKPEVFATLGMSTVHLPELSQEIGLDLEGRTGGAVTLAVGMTYIFTKIPWFENLAPYFFQFVIMFEAVFILTAIDAGTRVSRYLIQDFFGELYKPLKRVDWIPGTIFASALACFMWGYLLFSGDIGSVWALFGVSNQLMASIGLIIGATVILRVADKRRYMLTCLIPLAYLFVTVNYAGYWMVKNVYLNPDASGYNVLNAVLSIIMLVLGIIIMFTAARNWIKTFNHPRAQLESLSS, from the coding sequence ATGAATGCGATTTCAATCGTAATCGGTTCCATATGCATTCTCATGATTGCCTATCGATTATACGGCACGTTCTTCACGCGCAAGGTGCTGAAGCTGAGCGACGATACGCCGACTCCGGCGCATACGCTCAAGGACGGCAAGGATTATGTCCCGACGAACAAATGGGTCGCCTTCGGCCATCACTTCGCCGCCATCGCGGCAGCCGGACCGCTCGTCGGCCCGATCCTCGCCGCCCAGTTCGGCTATCTGCCGGGCCTCCTGTGGCTGCTCATCGGCGCGGTCGTCGGCGGCGCGGTGCATGACGCCGTCGTGCTGTTCGCCTCGATGCGGCGCAACGGCCAGTCTCTCTCCGAGGTCGCCAAGCAGGAGCTCGGACCGGTCGCCGGCTTCTGCACCGGCCTCGCGATGCTGTTCATCATCACCATCACGATGGCCGGCTTGTCGATGGTCGTGCTGCATGCGCTCGAGAACAACCCTTGGGGCACGTTCGCCGTCGCCATCACGATTCCGATCGCCATGGGCGTCGGCCTCTTCTACAAGAAGACCGGCAACCTGAAGCTCGCCTCCACGATCGGCTTCATCCTGCTCCTGATCGGCGTCTTCGCCGGCCCTTCCATCCAGGACACCGTGGTCGGCGACTGGCTGACGTTCGATACGAGCACGCTCTCGGTCATCCTGCCGATCTACGCCTTCTTCGCCGCCGCCCTGCCGGTCTGGCTGCTGCTCGCCCCGCGCGACTACTTGAGCAGCTTCATGAAGATCGGCGTTTTCATCGCCCTCATCGTCGGCGTCTTCATCATCAATCCGGCGATCGAGTTCCCTGCCGTGACGGAATTCATCGGCGGCGGCGGACCGATCCTGGCCGGGCCGGTATGGCCGTTCATCTCGATCACGATCGCCTGCGGCGCGATCTCCGGCTTCCATGCGTTCATCGGCTCCGGCACGACGCCGAAGATGATCAACCGCTGGAGCGACATCAAGCCGGTGGCGTTCGGCGCGATGCTCGTGGAATGCCTTGTCGCCATCATGGCGCTGATCGCGGCTACGGCGCTGCAGCCAGGCGACTACTTCGCCATCAACTCCAAGCCCGAAGTCTTCGCGACGCTGGGCATGAGCACCGTCCATCTGCCGGAGCTGAGCCAGGAGATCGGCCTTGATCTGGAAGGCCGCACAGGCGGCGCGGTGACGCTCGCCGTCGGCATGACGTATATCTTCACGAAGATTCCATGGTTCGAGAATCTCGCTCCGTATTTCTTCCAATTCGTCATCATGTTCGAAGCGGTGTTCATCCTGACGGCGATCGATGCCGGCACGCGCGTCTCCCGCTATCTGATCCAGGATTTCTTCGGCGAGCTGTACAAGCCGCTGAAGCGCGTCGACTGGATACCCGGCACGATATTCGCCAGCGCGCTCGCCTGCTTCATGTGGGGCTATCTGCTCTTCTCGGGCGACATCGGCTCGGTATGGGCGCTGTTCGGCGTCTCCAACCAGCTGATGGCCTCCATCGGCCTCATCATCGGAGCGACAGTCATCCTGCGGGTGGCCGACAAGCGGCGGTATATGCTCACTTGCCTCATTCCGCTCGCCTACCTGTTCGTCACCGTCAACTACGCGGGCTACTGGATGGTCAAAAACGTCTACCTGAACCCGGACGCCTCCGGCTACAACGTCCTGAACGCGGTGCTGTCCATCATCATGCTGGTGCTCGGCATCATCATCATGTTCACGGCGGCGCGCAACTGGATCAAGACGTTCAACCACCCGCGGGCTCAGCTGGAATCGTTGTCTTCTTAA
- a CDS encoding aldo/keto reductase family oxidoreductase — protein sequence MRTIPLGTSSLEVPVVAVGCMRINSLDKPDAERFVQTALELGANFFEHADIYGGGDCEEIFAEAVHMTPSVRENLILQSKCGIRPGMFDFSKKHILNSVDAILKRLKTDYLDTLLLHRPDTLVEPEEVAEAFDLLESSGKVRHFGVSNQNPMQIQLLQKYVKQPIVANQLQLSVTNATMISQGFNVNMENASAVNRDGSILDFCRLHDITIQPWSPFQYGFFEGVFLGSDKFPELNKQIDEVAAKYGVSNTTIAVAWILRHPARMQPVVGTMNIERLQDCVKAADIELTREEWYAIFRAAGNILP from the coding sequence ATGAGAACGATTCCACTGGGAACAAGCAGCCTGGAGGTTCCCGTCGTCGCCGTCGGCTGCATGCGCATCAACTCGCTGGACAAGCCGGACGCTGAACGCTTCGTCCAGACGGCGCTTGAGCTCGGAGCCAATTTCTTCGAGCATGCGGACATCTACGGCGGAGGCGACTGCGAGGAAATCTTCGCCGAAGCCGTCCATATGACGCCGAGCGTGCGCGAGAACCTCATCCTGCAGTCCAAATGCGGCATCCGCCCCGGCATGTTCGACTTCTCCAAGAAGCATATCCTGAATTCCGTCGACGCCATCCTGAAGCGGCTGAAGACCGATTACCTGGACACGCTGCTGCTCCACCGTCCGGATACGCTCGTCGAGCCCGAGGAGGTAGCCGAGGCGTTCGACCTGCTGGAGAGCTCCGGCAAGGTCCGCCACTTCGGCGTCTCCAACCAGAATCCGATGCAGATCCAGCTGCTGCAGAAATATGTGAAGCAGCCGATCGTCGCCAACCAGCTGCAGCTGAGCGTCACGAACGCCACGATGATCTCCCAGGGCTTCAACGTCAACATGGAGAACGCTTCGGCCGTGAACCGCGACGGCAGCATCCTCGACTTCTGCCGTCTGCATGACATCACGATCCAGCCTTGGTCGCCGTTCCAGTACGGATTCTTTGAAGGCGTCTTCCTTGGCAGCGACAAGTTCCCCGAGCTGAACAAGCAGATCGACGAGGTCGCGGCGAAGTACGGGGTCAGCAACACGACGATCGCGGTCGCCTGGATCCTGCGCCATCCGGCCCGAATGCAGCCGGTCGTCGGCACGATGAACATCGAGCGTCTGCAGGACTGCGTCAAAGCCGCCGACATTGAGCTCACGCGCGAGGAATGGTACGCCATCTTCCGTGCGGCAGGCAATATCCTTCCGTAA
- a CDS encoding iron-hydroxamate ABC transporter substrate-binding protein — protein MKKWMFIPVLLLLTVALASCGSKNNGSNGNTAANSGGTPGASEAPAASNAPSPGPDGASGTITYESETGPVEVPANPQRIVGLTNAPNILAMDGKMVGVDEWTGKDPLFKDKLQGVAVVSEDSLEQIIELKPDLIVAGAQTKNIDKLKEIAPTVVYTWGKLDYLNQQLEIGKLLNKEKEAQEWIDSFKTRAAEAGKEIKAKIGESATVSVLEYDAKSFYAFGNNWARGTEILYQAMGPGMPESVKKDALGPGYYTLSSEKVPDYAGDWIVLSQMAGVENPIFETKTWKSIPAVEKNQVITIKTEESSYSDPITLEHLLAVFKEGFLN, from the coding sequence ATGAAAAAGTGGATGTTCATACCAGTCCTTCTGCTGCTGACGGTGGCGCTGGCCTCCTGCGGCAGCAAAAATAACGGCAGCAACGGCAATACAGCTGCGAACAGCGGCGGCACGCCGGGCGCCTCCGAAGCTCCTGCCGCGTCTAATGCGCCATCGCCTGGGCCCGATGGGGCTTCCGGGACGATCACCTACGAGTCCGAGACCGGCCCGGTGGAGGTTCCGGCGAACCCGCAGCGCATCGTCGGCCTGACGAACGCGCCGAACATCCTTGCGATGGACGGCAAGATGGTGGGCGTCGATGAATGGACGGGGAAAGATCCGCTGTTCAAGGACAAGCTGCAGGGAGTCGCCGTCGTGTCCGAGGACAGCCTCGAGCAGATCATCGAGCTGAAGCCGGATCTCATCGTGGCCGGAGCGCAGACGAAAAACATCGACAAGCTCAAGGAAATCGCGCCTACGGTCGTCTACACCTGGGGCAAGCTGGATTACCTGAACCAGCAGCTGGAGATCGGCAAGCTCCTGAACAAGGAGAAGGAAGCCCAGGAATGGATCGACAGCTTCAAGACGCGCGCCGCCGAGGCCGGCAAGGAAATCAAGGCCAAGATCGGCGAGAGCGCGACGGTATCGGTGCTTGAATACGACGCCAAGAGCTTCTATGCCTTCGGCAACAACTGGGCCCGCGGGACGGAGATCCTGTATCAGGCGATGGGACCCGGCATGCCTGAATCCGTCAAGAAAGACGCCCTCGGTCCCGGCTACTACACCCTCTCGAGCGAAAAGGTGCCGGATTATGCCGGCGATTGGATCGTCCTCAGCCAGATGGCCGGAGTCGAGAACCCGATCTTCGAAACCAAGACGTGGAAGAGCATTCCAGCGGTCGAGAAAAACCAGGTCATCACGATCAAGACGGAGGAGTCCAGCTACAGCGACCCTATTACGCTGGAGCATCTGCTGGCCGTTTTCAAGGAAGGCTTCCTGAACTAA